The nucleotide sequence ATTAACGTAGATACGGTAGGAAGGAAAATACTTGGAAAATACACCTTGTAGAATACAGGTGCGATTCTTTTGGTATAACGGTAGAATCTTCCGTTCGAGACGAATGGAAAAGTAGCTCAAGACTGTCTGGGGGTAAAGAGTTCTTGACGTGTCCGCTTAAGTCAGTTCTTTACTAGCAAACGTAACATTAGCATGACGATTAGTCTGTCCTGGGAATTGTATCAATTAACACTCTCCAAAATTACGGAAGCTTAATTTCAGAAGCATGCTATTCATCGGTTCGATTTGCGctataattacaagcattttcatgtATCTTAAACATCGCGACAATTGGTCCGTCGCGATCAAACGTTTCATCATTAAAGTGAAATACTTTATACTAGGTTTTAAAGAAGTAATCAATGATGTTATGAATGCAAGATATAACAAAACTGGTAAGTAATTttcacgttttttttttttttaactctttttcgttatttaaaagacgttgtttaatatttaaaatgataTTTTAAATGCTGTGTTCATTCTATATTAGTTCAAAATTGAGAAACGTTCCGTCGATATACGTTCCCtcgatattattaataataataataataccctatatatttttgctttttataattatatacattacatgtaaaataaatatgtatttaataGATAGTAATAGTTATTTAAATGcgtataaattatatttctaaaataatttacaatttaaatgTATTACATCAGTTCTCATTGacattttctattttaattgCAAATTATTTTATGAATGCACTTCATATGCAAGTAAATGCATAATTTTGACTATTATGTTcctgaaatgaaaaataaaaatatccttATATTAAACATGAATAAAGACATTTATGACAAAAATAGAAgacttaaaataaaatgaatgttatatatttttttttttttagattctTCACCTCAATCAGGTAGAATTGCAATTGTCACAGGAGGTTCTAGAGGAATTGGTGTTGATGTAGTTAAAATGCTATTACAACTTGATATGGAAGTAATAATTGGTAtggctataaaatatttaaattcttgAAATTATTCTATTTTTTCATGATCTGTtgatatcaataaataaatagaataattaatattagtCAATTTATTTAAATGTAAGAAAATCAAAATAGACAAAATCAGTCTTAAGTCCAAACTTGTATTCTAATCTAGAATATCCACAAGCTATCTAagtgtatttatatttatttacatatatattttgtaaaaactaGTATAGTAATATTACAcacatatttaataattttaaaacataTTTTCCAGCTTGCAGAACACCTGTTGCTGGTGAGCAAACCATTCTGAAAATTAGAGAATCTGGTATTACAACTGGTCAAGCAAAAGTGTATAAACTTGATAATTCTTCTTTGGAGTCTGTAAAACAATTTGCTGCAGAGATAAAAAAAGATTAtaaacaaattcatattttaatcAATAATGGTAAGACACAATACAGAGTTTGCACTTTTTTCCATAAATAGAAACAGGTGTATGTACAGAATTATGAAAGTAAAGGTAacattattttgatatttatagCTGGTGTTATGTTTTGTCCATATCAGGAGACAATAGATGGTTTTGAACAACAGTGGGCTGTGAATTATTTATCACATTTTTTATTGACAGCCCTTCTATTACCATTGCTGAAAACAGGTGGtctcccagaaaaaaccagtaGAATTGTTAATGTTAGCTCATGTGCTCAACTTTTGGGTAAAATTAATTTCAGTGACATTAACAACAAGTATGTATTACCATTTTATCTAAAATGACTGTATAATTGATGTATTTATTACTGAAAACAATTCTTTAAACAGAAATAAATTCATTACGGAAGAAGCATATGCACAAAGTAAATTAGCACAAGAAATATCCACAAAAACGTTGCAAAATCTCTTCAAAGAGAAAGAGTATAATGTACAAGTTTACTCTGTACATCCAGGCATAGTATTTACAGATCTTTTTGAAAATACTTATATTTGgaggtttcaattttttttcaaaCGAGTTTTGAAAGTAAGTAGAAAACAAGATACATTTGTTACACATATTTATAAACATTCAGTgataataaatgaatatttatttatgtttagaCTCCCAAAAGGGGAGCTACTTCTATTGTATATGCAGCTGTGAACAAAGCAATTGAAAAATGTGGTGGTATATACATCAGTAACTGTCGTTCTAGTCCTGGTCACCCAGATGCTTTGAATTCATCTATTCAAAAACAGTTACTAGAACTATCTCTCAAACAAGTGCAGCTAAAAAACATTCTCCAGTACACATAACAATGCTATAAACTATTAATGTTGGACATTTTGTATTTAAGAGAAATACTATTTATTACAAATTAGAAACTAAATAAATTTGTACATTAATTTAATTACGTACTttcaaaaaaaacaattttataaacaaatatgtgtataatactattttgtaatttatttatttgtattgaatattacTAAGCAAATTGATAACAATTTACAATAAACTTATATAATACAAGAGTATTAAAAATCTTGTCAATGTAAAAAATGTATAACATTGTACCTCTTGAAACCGTTTCATTTTTACGTTGATTACTAATACACTAGTTCACATAATATATTAGGTTGCTCGGAAAGTTCGTTTCAAATTTTCTACATGAATTCAAAATACAATATTTTGTTTACCGAATCCTATGACCTTGGCCCATATTTCGAGTAACTGCACGATACCTTTGCTCTAAAAAGAAGATTCTTTGGAAAAATAAATCCAGCTGATTTTTAAGCCCTTCCAAGAATCCGAATTCCTTCCAAGATCGAGAGAATACGATGGATGAAATAAGACGTCCCAGTCAAAGTCCAATAACTTTTGTCGTACGAACATTACGCGAAGATAGTGAATTTTTTGATTCTCCACTTTTCCATTCAATTAAAATAAACGTATGTAATGAATAATTAATAAAGCCCGTGAAGTTATATTAGTCAGGAGCCAGGTAACACACCCAGGAATATTTGTTTATCACCATAGCAACCGGTTACAATAGCAACGCGAAGTGTAGAAATTTAAAAACGGACTTCGGGTAATATGAAACGAACTTTCCGAACAATCTAACGTATTAGGTGTACAATGAACACATGAAATAAGTTAATTAAAATGGAGACAACTCGTAAAACTTTTCTCGCACATCATAATCTCGGAAAATTGCAACAAGTGTTTTTTAACTAATACAACACCATTTATTATTTAGCGTAGCATCTATTTAAACCTTGGAATTTGattaatagaattttttataCTCAAATTATGTACTATATTGTTTCCT is from Colletes latitarsis isolate SP2378_abdomen chromosome 4, iyColLati1, whole genome shotgun sequence and encodes:
- the LOC143341019 gene encoding polyprenol dehydrogenase, producing the protein MLFIGSICAIITSIFMYLKHRDNWSVAIKRFIIKVKYFILGFKEVINDVMNARYNKTDSSPQSGRIAIVTGGSRGIGVDVVKMLLQLDMEVIIACRTPVAGEQTILKIRESGITTGQAKVYKLDNSSLESVKQFAAEIKKDYKQIHILINNAGVMFCPYQETIDGFEQQWAVNYLSHFLLTALLLPLLKTGGLPEKTSRIVNVSSCAQLLGKINFSDINNKNKFITEEAYAQSKLAQEISTKTLQNLFKEKEYNVQVYSVHPGIVFTDLFENTYIWRFQFFFKRVLKTPKRGATSIVYAAVNKAIEKCGGIYISNCRSSPGHPDALNSSIQKQLLELSLKQVQLKNILQYT